A stretch of DNA from Yoonia sp. BS5-3:
GGCTGCGGGCGTTGCAAACGCGTTGCTTGCCTCCGGCATCCGCAAAGGTGATCGGGTCGCGATTTTAGCGCATCGGAGTGTCGATGCCGTCGCGGCCCAGCTCGGTGTGACAGCGATTGGCGCCGCATTCGTACCGCTTGATCCAGACGCACCGCAGCAGCATTTGCGCCAGGTGATCGCCGAAGCGCAGGCGAAGACCATCTTGGCGGGACCTGGTCAAGTCACGGCTGTCATGGATCAGACGCCTGTGATCAGCCTTGATATAGCACCAGCGACACAAGCTGATTTTGAGGCACTGGTTTCTACGAATGCTGCCGCTATTACAGCCGCTGATTTAGCCTATGTCATTTACACATCTGGATCGACCGGACGGCCCAAAGGCGTGATGGTCGCCCATCGCGGGGTATGCCGTTTGGTGCGGGGCCAAAGCTACGCCGATCTTGGTCCTGATCAAGTGATGCTGAACATGGCGGCCGTCGGATTTGATGCCAGCATCGGCGAGATTTACAGCGCCGTGCTCAATGGCGGTACGCTGGCCATTCTACCTGACCCAGCCCCATCGCTGGACCGCATTGAAGAGGTCATCGCCGAGAACCAGGTTACGATCGCTTATATCACTGCCGGTTTGTTTCACATCATTGCCGAGCATCGTCCGCAGATTTTGGCGCCCTTGCGGCAGGTGTTCCCCTGCGGCGATGTGCTGTCTGAAACCCATGTCAAACGGATGCGCGCGGCGCTGCCGCATTTGCGTATGATCAACGGGTACGGCCCCACGGAAAACACTGTCTTCACATGCTGCTACCCGATTGATGAAAACTGGACAGGTGGCCCTGTGCCAATCGGGCGCGGTCTAAACCATGATCATCTGTTCGTGCTTGATGAAGGGCTGGAACCGTTGCCTGCTGGCGAAATAGGCCAACTTGCCGTTGGCGGGGCCGGTGTCGGGATCGGGTATCTTGGGCGGCCCGATCTGACAGATGCCTCGTTTGTGACATTGCAAACGGATGATTTTCAGGGCCGGGTCTATTTGACTGGCGATCTTGTTGCGATGGACGGTGATGGCATCGTCAGGTTTCATGGCCGGTCGGACCGGCAGGTCAAGATCAACGGGCAACGGGTTGAGCTTGATACCGTCGAATATGCGCTGCGCCAGGATGGGGATATTCAGGATGCTGCCGTCGTGGCGTTGCGTCGCCCCGATCAAAGCCAGCAGATTGTGGCCTTTGTCAAACCTGCCCCGTATTTGGATGGGAATACCGATCTGGCTACGGACGTCCTGTCGCGCTTGCGCACTGCCATCCCGGCAGCCGCTGTGCCGTCGCAACTCATGATCCGTGACAGCTTTCCGTTGTCGGCATCAGGTAAGGTTGATCGCAAGGCCCTGCTTGCGGCGCTGGAAACCCGGCAGACGATCAAGCCGGTTCAACCGGCAAGCCTCGGCGGTGTGATCCGGCAGGTCTGGCAGGATATTTTGAGCTGCGAGATCACGGATGAGAACCGAACCTTCTTTGAACTGGGCGGTACGTCGCTGCAACTGATTGCGGCACATGCGCTTTTGCAGGAACGGTTGGGGCGCACTTTCGATATCGCGCTGATGTTTGAAGCCCCCCGCATTCGCGCGCTCGAACAGCGTCTCGACGCGCCGCAGACCTCTGATGATCCCATTGCGGCCCGGCGGGCAGCCATGGCCCGTTCGCGCAAACGTAGCCGGGCGAGGGCGTCATGAATCAAGATCGCGTGATCCCCGAAGAGCTGGAAGGCGCAATCGCCATTACAGGCGTTGCAGGGCGGTTCCCCGGGGCTAAATCCGTTAGTGAATTCTGGGATGCCGTCAAAGAAGGGCGCGATTTGATCCGTCCACATGCGCCCGATACCTTGGCCGACAATTTCTCGGACGCAGCGCGTGCGCAGGACAATTACGTGCCGGTACGCCCGGCTATCGATGGTGCGGATATGTTCGACGCGCCGTTCTTTGACATGTTGCCCCGCGAAGCGGATCAGACCGACCCGCAGTTCCGGGTGTTTCTGGAAACCTGCTGGCAAGCGCTTGAGGATGCAGGCCATGATCCGGCCCGTGCACCCGGCCCGATTGGGGTCTTTGGTGGCGCATCAATGTCCACCTATTTTCTGAACAACGTCCTGGGCGATCGGGCGAAAACCGAAGACTTTGTATCGACCTATCAGTTGGGCGATTATCAGCAGTTCATGGGCGCGCTCAGTGATACGCTGGCGACCCGTGTCGCCTTTCGGATGGGGCTGACCGGCCCGGCAATCACCGTCTCAACAGCCTGTTCAACGTCGCTGGTCGCTGTTGCGCAGGCCTGCCAAAGTCTCGAGGGCTTTCATTGCGACATGGCCCTGGCTGGCGGCGTGTCGATCACCTTCCCGCAGGAGCGCGGCTATTTTTATCAAGAAGGTGGCATGGTCTCGCATGACGGACATTGCCGCCCATTTGATGCGGGGGCAACAGGCACCGTCTTTGGGCATGGGGCCGGGGTTGTCACCCTGCGCCGGTATGAGGACGCGCTTGCCGATGGTGACCAGATTTATGCGCTGATCCGGGGTTTTGGGCTGAACAATGACGGGTCCGATAAAATCGCCTTTACGGCGCCCAGCGTCACCGGGCAGGCGATGGCCATCGCCCAGGCCCAAGGCATGGCAGAGATTGAGCCTAGCAGTATCGGCTATGTCGAATGCCACGGCACGGGGACGCCATTGGGCGATCCGATTGAATTTGAAGGGCTCAAAAGGGCCTTTGCGGGTACACCTGCGGGCCGTACCGCGCTTGGGTCAGCTAAGGCGAATATCGGCCATTGCGATGCGGCGGCAGGGGTTGTGGGGCTGATCAAAACAGCCCTGATGCTGCGCGAAAAGACTATCCCGCCAATGGCGAATTATACGGCGCCGAACCCCAAGATCGATCTTGATCAAAGCCCATTCCGTATCCCAACCAAAGCCCAAGTCTGGGATGAGCCAGGCCCGTTGCGTGCCGGGATCAGTGCGCTGGGCGTGGGCGGGACAAACGCCCACCTTGTGCTTGAAGAGGCGCCAGAGCCGGTCTCGGCCCCCGCCTCTGGTTTGTTTACATTGCCAATCTCGGCAAAGGATCCGGCGGCGCTGACCGCGCGTGCGCTGGAATTGGCTGACAGACTCGAAACTGATGACACCCTATCGCTGGCTGATGTCGCATTCACCCTGCAGGAAGGGCGGCGCGTCTTTGATCACCGCCATAGCGTCACTGCTGCAACAGGGGCCGAGGCAGCCGCTGCCCTGCGTGCGCCTTTCCGTGCGCAGGTTGCAAAAAACGACGGTCCACCGGTCATGTTCATGTTCCCGGGGCAAGGCGCGCAATATCCGGGTATGGGGCAGGGGCTGTATGCGGCTGAACCCACCTTTTCCAATATCGTTGATCAGGGCCGCGAAATCCTGTCGCCGCTTCTGGATCTGGATATTGCGGACCTGCTTTATGGCGCGCAGGATCAAGACAGTGCGGCGCGGGTATTGCGCGATACCGCAATCACGCAGCCCGCGCTTTATCTGGTTGAATATGCCACGGCCCGGCTGTGGCAGGAACACGGTATTCAACCAACCGCGATGATTGGTCATTCGGTTGGTGAATTTGTTGCCGCCACGCTGGCCGGGGTAATGGATTTTGAAACCGGGCTGAACCTGATCGCGGCGCGCGGGCGCCTGATGCGTGACCAGCCCACTGGGGCAATGCTGTCGGTCCGTGCCGGAATGGACGAGATCGCGCCGCTTCTTTGCGATGGGGTCGATATCGCAGCCCGCAATGCACCAAAGCTGATCGTGTTGGCCGGACCGGATGCAGCCATCGCCGAGATGGAAACAAGGCTGAACGCCGCTGACCTGCCTGGCAAAAGGCTGCATACTTCGCATGCGTTCCATTCGGCCATGATGGACCCGGTTGTCGCGCAGCTTAGTGCAGAGGCGGCCAAATACAGCTTTGCTGCGCCGCGCATTCCTTATGTTTCCTGTGTCAGTGGGACATGGATCACCGATGCCGAGGCTTGTGATCCGGCCTATTGGGCCCGCCATTGCAGGGCCAAGGTGAACTTCCAATCCGGGCTGCAGACATTATGCGCCGGGGACATGCCGCCGATCCTGCTTGAGGTCGGGCCAGGGCGCGGTTTGGGCGCATTTGCAGCGCAAGGCATCGCCCGCGACGGGCGGCAGGCGATTGTCCAATCACTGCCAGATCACAGCGCAGCAGACCAAGACCAACACAGCATGGCGGCCGCTTTGGGCGCCCTTTGGACCAGCGGAGCCGCCGTTGACTGGTCCCTGACCCGCAAGATGCCGGGGCAACGTATTTCACTGCCCGGCTACCCATTTCAGAAAAAGCGGCACTGGATTGACCCGCCGACACCCATCGCGCGCCAATCCTCCAGCCCTGCTGCACCAGATAGTCCACAGTTTATTCAGACGAGTGATACCATGCCAACACAACCAGCAACGCCAGACCGTCATGACAAGCTGACGCATGACATCCTAAGCCTCTTGGCCGAATTGTCCGGGGACAGTTTTTCTAACGATGATGCAAGCTGCACCTTCCTTGAACTGGGGTTTGATTCCCTGCTTTTGGGGCAGGTCACG
This window harbors:
- a CDS encoding non-ribosomal peptide synthetase: MNALLDGSVVEISHCVFDLDATIPSLFCAQAQHCPDKIAVVQDGRRISYADLAGQAAGVANALLASGIRKGDRVAILAHRSVDAVAAQLGVTAIGAAFVPLDPDAPQQHLRQVIAEAQAKTILAGPGQVTAVMDQTPVISLDIAPATQADFEALVSTNAAAITAADLAYVIYTSGSTGRPKGVMVAHRGVCRLVRGQSYADLGPDQVMLNMAAVGFDASIGEIYSAVLNGGTLAILPDPAPSLDRIEEVIAENQVTIAYITAGLFHIIAEHRPQILAPLRQVFPCGDVLSETHVKRMRAALPHLRMINGYGPTENTVFTCCYPIDENWTGGPVPIGRGLNHDHLFVLDEGLEPLPAGEIGQLAVGGAGVGIGYLGRPDLTDASFVTLQTDDFQGRVYLTGDLVAMDGDGIVRFHGRSDRQVKINGQRVELDTVEYALRQDGDIQDAAVVALRRPDQSQQIVAFVKPAPYLDGNTDLATDVLSRLRTAIPAAAVPSQLMIRDSFPLSASGKVDRKALLAALETRQTIKPVQPASLGGVIRQVWQDILSCEITDENRTFFELGGTSLQLIAAHALLQERLGRTFDIALMFEAPRIRALEQRLDAPQTSDDPIAARRAAMARSRKRSRARAS